A DNA window from Pseudodesulfovibrio thermohalotolerans contains the following coding sequences:
- a CDS encoding ABC transporter ATP-binding protein/permease, with amino-acid sequence MPHPNDSKRITKTSLYSWVLYKSIPLQLAVVGIIVITVAMRVIPLEMQKRIINQAIGMKDIPALWRYCALYIGAVTLAGVLKFTINLMQVHIGERALKTIRERLYDHLLSLPIQFYRRTSPGNVISYLITEFIPVATFIGQAVAVPAVNILTFLAMAGYMINLNPTIGLISISIYPVELFILPRIQKYFRRANRRRIKHTQALSGLVGEAVSGVHEVHSNASIPLERQRFSKVLNKLYKATVLQNGIKFGIKFVNNFFMSMGPFVLFLIGGWYAIQGRFDVGAIVAFLSAYEKLYDPWKELMEFWQVYQDSSVRYNQIMRAFDHSPEFRQVAEGRAPYILDNDVEIRDLSFVVGGNIRLLDNISLRVEGGEHVALVGFSGSGKSTLALCVAQLYKYTGGSVLLGGREVSELTKQDISYNLGMVAQHPFIFDGTVKENLLYSCRSLAMQGGRCPAGEEPGLDELIKISQQVGLFTDVLAFALRSRLDPEMDNEALKEAILASRREFQEGEAGMYADVAEHIEFFDTNSYSRYMTVAENIAFGAANAEQFDQGHLHSHPEFQEFLEKHGLMAHLIVLGEALTRLVTDELGPEPSHDDFRNSPIPEEEYGEYQKAANRLDSGEPLSDQEKGLILKLAMGYTPGIHKQVVLDKGFANRVVRSRQDFMVLVTERYPGAFTFFTNDKYIDSLNIQDNILFGRVRTDAQGAEEEINHRIMQALIMQGSLEPVVEMGLNFQVGSMGDRLSGGQRQKVALARTFLKVPPVLILDEATAALDNKSQARVQNILTTNWKGKSTVLAVIHRLDMLPHYDKVVVLKAGRIVEQGTYQELVDRKGALYSLIHGKEE; translated from the coding sequence ATGCCACACCCGAACGACAGCAAGCGGATCACCAAAACATCTCTCTACTCCTGGGTCCTGTACAAAAGCATCCCCCTCCAGCTCGCCGTGGTGGGCATCATCGTCATCACCGTGGCCATGCGGGTGATCCCGCTGGAGATGCAGAAGCGGATCATCAACCAGGCCATCGGCATGAAGGACATACCGGCCCTGTGGCGATACTGCGCCCTCTACATCGGCGCCGTGACCCTGGCCGGAGTGCTCAAGTTCACCATAAACCTGATGCAGGTGCACATCGGTGAACGGGCCCTGAAAACCATTCGCGAGCGGCTCTACGACCACCTGCTCTCCCTGCCGATCCAGTTCTACCGCCGCACCTCGCCCGGCAACGTCATTTCGTACCTGATAACCGAGTTCATCCCGGTGGCCACCTTCATCGGCCAGGCCGTGGCCGTGCCCGCGGTCAACATCCTCACGTTCCTCGCCATGGCCGGGTACATGATAAACCTCAACCCGACCATCGGGCTGATCTCCATCTCCATCTACCCGGTGGAGCTCTTCATCCTGCCGCGCATCCAGAAATACTTCCGCCGGGCCAACCGCCGCCGCATCAAGCACACCCAGGCATTGTCCGGCCTGGTGGGCGAAGCGGTCTCCGGCGTGCACGAGGTCCACTCCAACGCCTCGATCCCGCTGGAACGGCAACGCTTTTCCAAGGTCCTGAACAAGCTCTACAAGGCCACGGTTCTGCAAAACGGCATCAAGTTCGGCATCAAGTTCGTAAACAACTTCTTCATGAGCATGGGACCGTTCGTCCTCTTCCTCATCGGCGGCTGGTACGCCATCCAGGGCCGGTTCGACGTGGGCGCCATCGTGGCCTTCCTGTCCGCCTACGAAAAGCTCTACGACCCGTGGAAGGAGCTCATGGAGTTTTGGCAGGTCTACCAGGACAGCTCCGTGCGATACAACCAGATCATGCGCGCCTTCGACCACTCGCCCGAGTTCCGGCAGGTCGCCGAAGGCCGCGCCCCGTACATCCTGGACAACGACGTGGAAATCCGCGACCTCTCCTTCGTGGTGGGTGGCAACATCCGGCTGCTCGACAACATCTCCCTCCGCGTCGAAGGCGGCGAGCACGTGGCTCTGGTAGGCTTCTCCGGCTCGGGCAAATCCACCCTGGCCCTGTGCGTTGCCCAGCTCTACAAATACACCGGCGGCTCCGTCCTGCTCGGCGGGCGAGAGGTCTCGGAGCTGACCAAGCAGGATATCTCCTACAACCTCGGCATGGTGGCCCAGCACCCCTTCATATTCGACGGCACGGTCAAGGAGAACCTCCTTTACTCCTGCCGCTCCCTGGCCATGCAAGGCGGACGATGCCCCGCCGGCGAAGAGCCGGGCCTGGACGAACTCATCAAGATATCCCAGCAGGTGGGGCTGTTCACCGACGTGCTTGCCTTTGCCCTGCGCTCGCGACTGGACCCCGAAATGGACAACGAAGCCCTCAAGGAGGCTATCCTGGCCTCCCGCAGGGAGTTCCAGGAAGGCGAGGCGGGCATGTACGCCGATGTGGCCGAACACATCGAATTCTTCGACACCAACTCCTACTCCCGCTACATGACCGTGGCCGAGAACATCGCCTTCGGCGCGGCCAACGCCGAGCAGTTCGACCAGGGGCACCTCCATTCCCACCCGGAATTCCAGGAGTTCCTTGAAAAGCACGGACTGATGGCGCATCTGATAGTTTTGGGCGAGGCCCTGACCCGCCTGGTCACGGACGAGCTGGGGCCGGAACCTTCCCACGACGATTTCCGGAACTCCCCCATCCCGGAGGAGGAATACGGCGAATACCAGAAGGCGGCCAATCGCCTCGATTCGGGCGAGCCGCTTTCCGATCAGGAAAAGGGGCTCATCCTCAAGTTGGCCATGGGCTACACCCCCGGCATCCACAAGCAGGTGGTCCTGGACAAGGGCTTCGCCAACCGCGTGGTCCGCTCCCGCCAGGACTTCATGGTTCTGGTCACGGAACGCTACCCCGGCGCGTTCACCTTCTTCACCAACGACAAGTACATCGACTCCCTGAACATCCAGGACAACATCCTGTTCGGCCGCGTGCGCACGGACGCGCAGGGCGCCGAGGAGGAGATCAACCACCGGATCATGCAGGCGTTGATAATGCAGGGCTCGCTGGAGCCGGTGGTGGAGATGGGCCTCAACTTCCAGGTGGGCTCCATGGGCGACCGGCTGTCCGGCGGACAGCGGCAGAAGGTGGCCCTGGCCCGAACCTTCCTCAAGGTCCCGCCCGTCCTGATTCTGGACGAGGCCACGGCCGCCCTGGACAACAAGTCCCAGGCCCGGGTGCAGAACATCCTGACCACCAACTGGAAGGGCAAGTCCACGGTCCTGGCGGTCATACACCGTCTGGACATGCTGCCCCACTACGACAAGGTGGTGGTCCTCAAGGCGGGCCGCATCGTGGAACAGGGCACGTATCAGGAACTCGTGGACAGGAAGGGCGCGCTGTACTCCCTGATTCACGGCAAGGAGGAATAA
- a CDS encoding LysM peptidoglycan-binding domain-containing protein, producing the protein MKKLFLLTIALCVVFAWGCSKKVQTEPEVVVVEEKEVVVEQPAPAPVVDPMAVYKAEYDALPVTHTVTKGECLWWISEYKHVYNDPFMWPLIYKANRDKISNPDLIYPGQQFDVPRYGFDLEEVKASRKQAGAPWKALEPGQDAMIPAEMRAALGFSF; encoded by the coding sequence ATGAAAAAACTATTCTTGCTGACAATCGCCCTGTGCGTAGTGTTCGCATGGGGTTGTTCCAAAAAGGTCCAGACCGAACCCGAAGTGGTTGTGGTCGAGGAAAAGGAAGTCGTCGTCGAGCAGCCCGCTCCGGCCCCTGTGGTCGACCCCATGGCCGTCTACAAGGCCGAATACGACGCTCTGCCCGTGACCCACACCGTTACCAAGGGCGAATGCCTGTGGTGGATCTCCGAGTACAAGCACGTGTACAACGATCCGTTCATGTGGCCTTTGATCTACAAGGCCAACCGCGACAAGATCAGCAATCCTGATCTGATCTACCCCGGCCAGCAGTTCGACGTGCCCCGCTACGGCTTCGACCTTGAGGAAGTGAAGGCTTCCCGCAAGCAGGCCGGTGCGCCCTGGAAGGCCCTTGAGCCCGGTCAGGACGCCATGATCCCTGCGGAGATGCGCGCAGCGCTCGGCTTCAGCTTCTAA
- a CDS encoding sensor histidine kinase, which yields MLNNHEDGSSPLQFVRVISLTLFIIILSFSLMLSLFISKYAEQTLLEKQEAFGLLLAENVSHQLFTRFVIPTVLKFGAIRLRNEDQALAMDRVVRSTIHSFHVASLRIYDAEGNITYSLDKDEIGDEGKADYMVTKTWETEDFSAEILSKVSKAASLFRVSLEPDSMVLRAYYPLRAERSLTDMESNPIMGILEFQQDITADYLAMLNFERLVIAFSLVTSLVLFFLVLTVLRRAERLSNKQLREKERLIFELQQQEKLAGMGRMVAGVAHEIRNPLGIICSSSELVLKKARKENSSHVRILEALHEEAKRLSRTVTEFLDYARPKKPTMHDVDIKSILDQVTIFMEPECEKLGVSVDREYDGDTTVKGDKDLLYRAFYNLVANALQAMNGPGELSLCTVRGEKGLHVTIMDTGPGFAAEHLDHVRDPFFTTKDTGTGLGLALVSTIFESHGAEMALSNAAEGGARVDVIFPA from the coding sequence TTGCTGAACAATCATGAGGACGGCAGCAGTCCGCTCCAGTTCGTCCGGGTCATCTCATTGACCCTGTTCATAATCATCCTGAGCTTCAGCTTGATGCTGTCTCTCTTCATCTCCAAGTATGCGGAGCAGACCCTGCTCGAAAAGCAGGAGGCCTTCGGCCTGCTCCTGGCCGAGAACGTCAGCCACCAGCTCTTCACCCGCTTCGTCATCCCGACAGTGCTGAAGTTCGGGGCCATCCGGCTGCGCAACGAGGACCAGGCCCTGGCCATGGACCGGGTGGTCCGGTCCACCATCCACAGTTTCCACGTGGCCTCCCTGCGTATCTACGACGCCGAGGGCAATATCACCTACTCGCTGGACAAGGACGAAATCGGCGACGAGGGCAAAGCCGACTACATGGTCACCAAGACATGGGAGACCGAGGACTTCAGCGCCGAAATCCTTTCCAAGGTATCCAAGGCGGCCTCCCTGTTCCGGGTAAGCCTGGAGCCGGACTCCATGGTCCTGCGCGCCTACTACCCCCTGCGGGCCGAGCGCAGCCTGACCGACATGGAAAGCAACCCGATCATGGGCATCCTCGAATTCCAGCAGGACATCACCGCCGATTATCTGGCCATGCTCAACTTCGAGCGGCTGGTCATCGCCTTCTCACTCGTCACCTCCCTGGTCCTCTTCTTCCTGGTCCTGACCGTCCTGCGCCGGGCCGAACGGCTGAGCAACAAGCAGCTTCGCGAAAAGGAGCGGCTCATCTTCGAGCTGCAACAGCAGGAAAAACTGGCTGGCATGGGCCGCATGGTTGCGGGCGTGGCCCACGAAATCCGCAATCCGCTGGGGATCATCTGCTCCAGCTCCGAGCTGGTTCTCAAGAAGGCCCGCAAGGAAAACAGCTCCCACGTGCGCATCCTCGAAGCCCTGCACGAAGAGGCCAAGCGGCTCTCGCGCACGGTCACGGAATTCCTGGATTACGCCCGGCCCAAGAAACCGACCATGCACGACGTGGACATCAAGTCCATCCTCGACCAGGTGACTATTTTCATGGAGCCCGAGTGCGAGAAGCTCGGCGTATCCGTTGACCGCGAATACGACGGCGACACAACCGTCAAGGGAGACAAGGACCTGCTCTACCGCGCCTTCTACAACCTGGTGGCCAACGCCCTCCAGGCCATGAACGGGCCCGGCGAGCTGTCCCTCTGCACGGTGCGGGGCGAGAAGGGGCTGCACGTGACCATCATGGACACCGGGCCGGGATTCGCTGCGGAGCATCTCGACCATGTGCGCGATCCGTTTTTCACCACAAAGGACACCGGGACCGGCCTGGGGCTGGCCCTGGTCTCCACCATCTTCGAAAGCCACGGCGCGGAAATGGCCCTGAGCAACGCCGCCGAGGGCGGGGCGCGGGTGGACGTCATCTTCCCCGCCTGA
- a CDS encoding sugar ABC transporter substrate-binding protein — protein MRTNRFINRRLGLTAILLVLGVVLGFGAPGLGNGRLFVIVAKSESDMNFVRVFDAAKTEAEAFGDRMVLVGGKGKAHFRIQDEEVRNVLDQKPNGLAISVLHSRFLAENSFKLVRAAEVPVVTFDSDFTEEYQSLRAGYIGTDNVELGRELARQTQRLRPEGGMVAIMTGGLDDTNLNDRIRGVIEQFDFDAPESRWTLLSRSPIPCRDNYDEALRQLKALLDDGSVNVIISVGWWAQMADGYEVLVKRYRRSMSRADKILAFAGAHPTQRKLFAKRLSHVNIGLDFEAMGRLAYKNLSALADGGTVPPRTFTPMRIYSQDCLYTPAR, from the coding sequence ATGAGAACGAATAGGTTCATAAACCGACGGCTCGGGCTGACGGCGATCCTCCTCGTACTCGGGGTGGTGCTGGGCTTCGGCGCGCCCGGCCTGGGCAATGGAAGGCTCTTCGTCATTGTGGCCAAGTCCGAATCGGACATGAACTTCGTCCGGGTCTTTGACGCGGCGAAAACCGAGGCTGAAGCCTTCGGTGACCGGATGGTCCTGGTGGGCGGCAAGGGCAAGGCCCACTTCCGCATCCAGGACGAGGAGGTTCGCAACGTGCTGGACCAAAAGCCGAACGGGCTGGCCATCTCGGTCCTGCACAGCCGGTTCCTGGCCGAGAATTCCTTCAAGCTGGTGCGCGCGGCGGAGGTCCCCGTGGTCACCTTCGACTCCGACTTCACGGAAGAATACCAATCACTCAGGGCAGGGTACATCGGCACCGACAACGTGGAGCTGGGCCGCGAGCTTGCCCGGCAGACGCAACGCCTCCGTCCCGAGGGCGGCATGGTGGCCATCATGACTGGCGGACTGGACGACACCAACCTGAACGACCGCATCCGCGGCGTCATCGAACAATTCGACTTCGACGCGCCGGAGTCCCGATGGACGCTACTATCCCGTTCGCCCATCCCGTGCCGGGACAACTACGACGAGGCCCTGCGGCAATTGAAGGCCCTGCTCGACGACGGTTCGGTAAACGTCATCATCTCAGTGGGCTGGTGGGCGCAAATGGCCGACGGGTACGAGGTTCTGGTCAAGCGATATCGGCGGAGCATGAGCCGGGCCGACAAGATACTGGCTTTTGCGGGAGCGCATCCCACACAACGCAAACTCTTCGCCAAGCGGCTGAGCCACGTGAACATAGGGCTGGATTTCGAGGCGATGGGCCGCCTGGCCTACAAGAATCTGTCCGCGTTGGCCGACGGCGGAACCGTGCCGCCCAGGACCTTCACGCCCATGCGCATCTACAGCCAGGATTGTCTCTACACCCCGGCGCGATAG
- the ada gene encoding bifunctional DNA-binding transcriptional regulator/O6-methylguanine-DNA methyltransferase Ada — protein MSHEETIRTARLHAVMSRDASAEGFCYAVRTTGVYCRPGCPSRAPRPENVVFFDTPAQAEAAGYRPCKRCRPDDPAHRDIASARIVAACRAIEQTIRDDAPPPLAVLAEDAGLSPSHFQRLFKARTGISPKEYARAMQDERVRRALAQGRSVTEAIHGAGFGSPSRFYERAARTMGMNASVYRKGGKGMTIRHAVAESFLGPVLAGFTDKGVCAIEFGDTPEALVQALRERFPAADIRDGQPEFARLLQEVADFISRPAQGLDLPLDIQGTAFQQRVWRELTRIPPGETRSYTDIALAIERPEAVRAVAAACAANPLAVAVPCHRVLRKSGYLAGYRWGLDRKRALLDREKE, from the coding sequence ATGTCCCACGAAGAAACCATACGCACGGCCCGCCTTCATGCTGTCATGAGCCGGGACGCCTCGGCCGAGGGCTTCTGCTACGCGGTCAGGACCACCGGCGTATATTGCCGCCCAGGATGTCCCTCCCGCGCCCCCAGGCCGGAGAACGTGGTATTCTTCGACACCCCGGCCCAGGCCGAGGCCGCCGGGTATCGCCCGTGCAAGCGGTGCAGGCCGGACGACCCGGCCCACCGGGACATCGCCTCCGCGCGCATTGTCGCCGCCTGCCGGGCCATCGAGCAGACAATCCGGGACGACGCGCCCCCGCCCCTCGCCGTTCTGGCCGAAGACGCGGGGCTGAGCCCGTCCCACTTCCAACGGCTCTTCAAGGCGCGCACCGGGATATCGCCCAAGGAGTACGCCCGCGCCATGCAGGACGAGCGCGTCCGCCGCGCGCTGGCACAAGGCCGATCCGTGACCGAGGCCATTCACGGCGCGGGCTTCGGCTCCCCGAGCCGGTTTTACGAACGCGCCGCCCGGACCATGGGCATGAACGCCTCCGTCTACCGCAAAGGCGGCAAAGGCATGACCATCCGCCATGCCGTGGCCGAGTCCTTTCTCGGCCCGGTCCTGGCCGGGTTCACCGACAAAGGCGTCTGCGCCATCGAGTTTGGCGATACCCCCGAAGCCCTGGTTCAGGCCCTGCGGGAACGCTTTCCCGCCGCCGACATTCGCGACGGGCAACCTGAATTCGCCCGGCTCCTCCAAGAGGTCGCCGACTTCATCAGCCGCCCGGCGCAGGGCCTCGACCTGCCGCTCGATATCCAGGGCACTGCGTTCCAGCAGCGCGTCTGGCGCGAGCTGACCCGCATACCGCCGGGCGAGACCCGCTCCTATACCGACATCGCCCTCGCCATCGAGCGGCCCGAAGCCGTCCGCGCAGTGGCCGCCGCCTGCGCCGCCAACCCGCTGGCCGTGGCCGTGCCCTGCCACCGCGTGCTCCGCAAATCAGGCTACCTCGCAGGCTACCGCTGGGGCCTTGACCGCAAAAGGGCGCTGCTGGACCGGGAGAAGGAATAG
- a CDS encoding carboxymuconolactone decarboxylase family protein codes for MPEPAEKATELFRQMNKNRRNVFKAYQGFTAAIKKGSAIEDKYQSLILIACSILSQCDMCISLHVQNAVTCGATKDEIIDAGLLAVAMGGSPKMMYMRYVYEELDKLYE; via the coding sequence ATGCCGGAACCTGCTGAAAAAGCAACTGAACTCTTTCGTCAAATGAACAAGAACCGTCGGAACGTCTTCAAGGCGTACCAAGGGTTCACCGCCGCCATCAAAAAAGGCAGCGCCATCGAGGACAAGTACCAGTCCCTGATTCTTATCGCCTGCTCCATCCTGTCCCAGTGCGATATGTGTATTTCCCTCCACGTCCAGAACGCCGTGACCTGCGGCGCGACCAAGGACGAAATCATCGACGCGGGGCTCCTGGCCGTGGCCATGGGCGGCTCCCCCAAGATGATGTACATGCGGTACGTGTACGAAGAGCTCGACAAGCTCTACGAATAA
- a CDS encoding STAS domain-containing protein, with protein sequence MALNQIEEGGVVILAVDGNLDGEGTNALEEKVLNLLENGTTRLLFDFSGLDYINSSGLRILVLAYQRLKKNSGTVAICGVKDYIQEVFEVSGYDKIFPLYPTRADALGVV encoded by the coding sequence ATGGCTTTGAATCAGATAGAAGAAGGCGGGGTCGTCATCCTCGCCGTTGACGGCAATCTTGACGGCGAAGGCACGAACGCTCTGGAGGAGAAGGTTTTGAACCTTCTTGAGAACGGAACCACCAGGCTGCTTTTCGACTTCTCCGGCCTGGACTACATCAACAGTTCCGGGCTGCGCATCCTGGTCCTGGCTTATCAGCGTCTCAAGAAGAATTCCGGCACGGTGGCCATCTGCGGGGTCAAGGATTACATTCAGGAGGTCTTCGAGGTCTCCGGCTACGATAAAATATTCCCTCTCTATCCCACCCGCGCCGATGCGCTCGGAGTTGTCTAG
- a CDS encoding SpoIIE family protein phosphatase produces MKITIRVKFFAVLLAFSLAPIFLSRGIMSRALQDVIDKTSTQTRQELLDIMADEFEFSATSLLTLLGRSSEAMQLAAIGAAREVDWAMDMVPSADRGEIFFAAGFGNPDRTPPDAARRRGYARLTMGGRQQLIQVSFDHPTFHLPHSVGRTAVEPEMRRMLQAVPGIQAVYRNLPEAPFWINVVMESGVVMTYPGHGRLPGMYDPRVQGGYRKARESEKCVWSHDVDPASRFIVNTVAYPLRDDAGRFLGAVTIDVPAHALMPDSRIEARWGGKVRTFLVERIPPGTPAAEGLPILVQNESNEQGHRHWTSAVGQEKLVFDDSEEYRALLEALDTRESGVADVSFKGEPSLCAFASASSSSFLVIAPKAVVAKLPNEVTANLQALFDEMRVLSSIISGIMLFVTTLFAWFGSRAIIRPLYSMIELARRLTSGDFGARMNYRAGDERDDLVLSLNEMGPKLKELMHLNRDMEVAEEVQRLLLPGAEPELAGYDISGGIIYCDKTGGDYYDFLNVCSDDGAACLAVILGDVSGHGVPSALVMAAARGQLHTLSDIAMAPHERMAVINRVLSRDLDGTGRFLTLFYLQLEAGSDRVQWVRAGHDPAIRYNPAEDAFGELHGEGIPLGVIGDFVYETNQADLEEGEVLVLATDGVWEARNRTGEMFGKQRMLAIVRENAHKNAEGIRLAMMAGVEAFQVNGQEDDIAVVVVKKGAGGRPMTRHSISFRMTNKENCFKCFQPKVEALGAEHGLHPKIVFQLTLVLDELTTNIISYGYADFDEHPIDVTISLEGDLLTIRVEDDAEPFNILEAPEPELELPLEERAKPVGGMGIHLVKSMVHGIHYKRENGRNVLTLSKDIGKAECFAKG; encoded by the coding sequence ATGAAAATAACCATCAGGGTCAAATTCTTTGCGGTGCTCCTGGCCTTCAGCCTGGCGCCCATATTCCTTTCGCGGGGCATAATGAGCCGCGCGTTGCAGGACGTCATCGACAAGACCTCCACCCAGACGCGGCAGGAATTGCTGGACATCATGGCCGACGAGTTCGAGTTCTCGGCGACCTCCCTGCTGACCCTTCTGGGGCGCAGTTCCGAAGCCATGCAGTTGGCCGCCATCGGCGCGGCCAGGGAAGTGGATTGGGCCATGGACATGGTTCCGTCTGCCGACAGGGGGGAGATCTTTTTTGCCGCCGGCTTCGGCAACCCCGACCGGACGCCGCCCGATGCGGCCCGGCGGCGCGGATATGCCCGGCTGACCATGGGCGGTCGGCAGCAACTCATTCAGGTCAGCTTCGATCATCCCACCTTTCATCTGCCCCATTCCGTGGGCAGGACGGCCGTTGAGCCGGAAATGCGCCGTATGCTCCAGGCCGTGCCCGGCATCCAGGCCGTGTACCGGAATTTGCCCGAGGCTCCGTTCTGGATCAACGTTGTTATGGAGTCCGGGGTGGTGATGACCTATCCCGGCCACGGCAGGCTGCCCGGCATGTACGATCCCAGGGTGCAGGGGGGGTACCGCAAGGCCCGGGAGTCGGAAAAGTGCGTGTGGTCCCACGATGTGGACCCGGCCAGCCGGTTCATCGTCAATACGGTGGCCTATCCCCTGCGGGACGATGCGGGCCGTTTTCTCGGAGCCGTGACCATCGATGTCCCGGCCCACGCGTTGATGCCGGACAGCCGCATTGAGGCCCGATGGGGCGGCAAGGTGCGGACCTTCCTGGTGGAGCGCATTCCCCCGGGGACACCCGCGGCCGAGGGGCTGCCCATCCTGGTCCAGAATGAATCCAACGAGCAGGGGCACCGGCACTGGACAAGCGCGGTGGGGCAGGAAAAGCTGGTTTTCGATGATTCCGAGGAGTACCGGGCGTTGCTGGAAGCGTTGGATACCCGCGAATCCGGCGTGGCCGACGTCTCCTTTAAGGGCGAGCCGTCCCTGTGCGCCTTCGCCTCCGCGTCGTCCTCGTCCTTTCTGGTCATCGCGCCCAAGGCCGTCGTGGCCAAGCTGCCCAACGAGGTCACCGCCAATTTACAGGCGTTGTTCGACGAGATGCGCGTCCTGTCTTCGATTATTTCCGGGATCATGTTGTTTGTCACAACGCTTTTCGCCTGGTTCGGCTCGCGGGCCATCATACGGCCGCTTTACAGCATGATCGAGCTGGCCCGTCGGCTGACGAGCGGAGATTTCGGCGCGCGCATGAACTACCGCGCGGGCGACGAGCGCGACGATCTCGTCCTTTCCCTCAACGAGATGGGGCCGAAGCTCAAGGAGCTTATGCATTTGAACCGGGACATGGAGGTCGCGGAGGAGGTGCAGCGGCTGCTCCTGCCCGGCGCGGAGCCGGAACTGGCGGGTTACGATATCTCCGGGGGCATCATCTATTGCGACAAGACCGGCGGCGATTATTATGATTTCCTTAATGTCTGTTCGGATGACGGGGCCGCCTGCCTGGCAGTGATCCTCGGCGACGTGTCCGGCCACGGCGTGCCGTCGGCCCTGGTCATGGCTGCGGCCAGGGGCCAGTTGCACACTCTGTCGGACATCGCCATGGCCCCGCATGAGCGGATGGCGGTCATCAACCGCGTGCTCAGCCGCGACCTGGACGGAACCGGCAGGTTCCTGACCCTGTTCTATCTTCAGCTCGAAGCGGGTTCGGATCGCGTCCAGTGGGTCCGGGCCGGGCACGATCCGGCCATTCGCTACAACCCGGCCGAGGACGCCTTTGGTGAGCTTCATGGCGAGGGCATTCCCTTGGGCGTGATCGGGGATTTCGTCTATGAGACCAACCAAGCCGACCTCGAAGAGGGGGAGGTGCTGGTTCTCGCAACAGACGGGGTCTGGGAGGCCCGGAACCGGACGGGCGAGATGTTCGGCAAACAGAGAATGCTTGCCATTGTCAGGGAGAATGCCCATAAAAACGCGGAGGGCATCCGTCTGGCCATGATGGCCGGAGTGGAGGCGTTTCAGGTCAATGGCCAGGAGGACGACATCGCCGTCGTCGTGGTCAAGAAGGGAGCGGGCGGCAGGCCAATGACTCGGCATTCGATATCCTTCCGCATGACCAACAAGGAGAACTGCTTCAAGTGCTTCCAGCCCAAGGTGGAGGCACTCGGAGCCGAGCACGGGCTGCATCCCAAGATCGTCTTCCAGCTTACTCTGGTTCTGGACGAGCTGACAACAAACATCATTTCCTACGGGTACGCCGACTTCGACGAGCATCCCATCGACGTGACAATCTCGCTTGAAGGCGATCTGCTGACCATTCGGGTTGAAGACGACGCCGAGCCCTTCAATATTCTGGAGGCACCGGAACCCGAGCTGGAACTGCCCCTGGAAGAACGCGCCAAACCCGTTGGCGGTATGGGCATCCACCTGGTCAAGAGCATGGTCCACGGCATCCATTACAAACGAGAAAACGGCAGGAACGTCCTGACCCTGAGCAAGGACATCGGCAAGGCCGAGTGCTTCGCAAAGGGGTAG